The genomic window GAAAGTGTGCAGACCAGTGGGCACACGGCTGTTGTGTTGGCTCTGCCCTAAGGTAGTCCTTGGCACTCCTGCCGTGTGGAAAGCGCTGCATGAAACGCCACGCTTCCATCCATAAGAACATCTACACCTCATGTCTTCACAGGCCGAAGACTTGGGAATCTTTCTAGCACGCTTCCTAGGAAAGGCCAAGACTATCCAGTCCTAGCAGACCTTGTCCCTTTCTAGAACTCTTCCTAGGCCAGTGCTGTTTTTAGGAGCAGCCTCATGCAAAGCAAATGTGAGTACTTGAATGAAGAACTCCTCCAGGAGGGATGTGGTCCAGCGGTGGTGGAGATCCCAGCGCTTGGCGGGGTGGCTGATATCAGCCGTGTGCAGCAGCAGAGATAGAGCCTTTGGTTTGTCGATCCTGGAAAGACAGGACCATCAGTCTCCTCAAGGAGGTTCCTGTTTGACCCCCACTTCATGCTTTCCATGACAGCATGGTGCAAATCCGGCATCTCCGCCCCCACATTTCTCCCAGTTTCCCGACGCCACATGTTAGCAAGGACGACGCTAGGAATGAAGTGTGGCTATACCGTATTGGACCCCATGAGAAGACTCGACGTGCTGGACGTCAACTCATCAAGTCCCTGAGTGACGCATAAGAACCATCTGGGCGTGGCCGTCATGTGACCATCCCAGCGTGTGTGAGCTTTCCAAAAGCTTCTTTCCTACTTAGGTGAGGGTTTGCGTGGAAGTAGAAGAGACTTCATCCATACTTACACCTCAGACTGCTGGAGTACGTTCTTCATGGCCTTAATTTGCTGGAAATGGCAAGACATGTCGGTCGCCAACACCATCTCCACCACCAGATTACGCAATTCCCTGAAAGAGTCACACTTCCAGTCACTGGTGGTCAGGAAGCCGTGGGGAGCTCCTAATTTAGCTGGAAAAGTAGGAGCCAGGAGCCTGAACATCCAAATCCTAATTCCATAAAACTGAGATGAAAAAGTGCAAATGGTTGTTTTTTATTAGCAAGCCTGTTTGTGGTGACCTCCAGTCGTCCTTGGAAAAGTGGACCAGGATGTTCATGTCATCGTTATCCTGCAGCAGGCGGTAGGCGGCGCTGACGTGGTGATTCTCCAGCACGGCTCTGTCATTGTACAACATGGCGGTGTCCGACCTGCAGGAAAAGCAAACTGCGGCTTTCAACTGGCAACATGGCAAAGATGGAGGACATCAACCCCAGGTAAGACTCGCTCGGCTGGACGCGGTCAGCGGACTAATGTTGGCGTTCATAAAGGAGTCGTTCATAAACATGCAGCACTGAACCAACTTCATAGCTCAGGAATAATACTCCAACACACCGTGTACTGGTGTCTGTGTACATGGGGTGTACTGCACGTCCCCTGGAGCCCAAGTGGCCCTGGACTCTAGCTATACTATACTTTTATTTGGACATTCTTCTtggacagaagaagaagaacaacaaccCGCCTGGGAGGCCACAGGTTGTGTTCCTGTGGCCTGTTGGCTATCATACGGTTGCCACAAGCCTAGAGCGCCCCCCCATGGCGTCCACGCTAATGTTCACTCCTTACTATTCCCAGCACCCGATTCCCAGCCTGCCTGGAACCTACCTGGAACCTACCTGGAACCTACCTGGAACCTACCTGGAACCTGCCTGGAACCTACCTGGAACCTACCTGGAACCTACCTGGAACCTACCTGGAACCTACCTGGTCTGAATATGAAAGTTGTTGGTAGTTCCTGTATGTTCGTAGTCATGGATAGCTGCTGCAAAAAGTATCGAAAATATCTCCAGCTCAGTGAGCCAGTGCTGAAACACatgaaacacaaacatgacagaAATCACACCTTCTCCATGCCGGCCATCGCACGCGGTCGGCATGTTCATTGTGGACGTGCTTGTGGATGCTGGGACGTCAGCTACAGGCCTGTAGCTTCTCCACGCTTAGCTCATGTTCACATCCTTTCACAAACACATTCCGTAGAGTGACTTCCACGGAATGCTGAGCCAGTACTCACCACCATGCCGGTCTTGAGGACGAGATAGTGGATGGTCTGTGTAACATCAGCGGCATGAGTCAAATTGTGGTACGGGTTCTTGTTTTTGCTGTACCCCACCTCCAGCGACTCAGCAAAGGATATCAGCGCTGAGACAGGGACCTGCAGGACACGGGCAGGAAAAATAGGAACCCAATGACGTCACCATCCAGACTCCCCGTCACCTACTCAGGGTCAATGTCGTATGGATGAATGCAGGACATATTCATATGGGCACTGGAGGACTCAAATACTTGAAATGTTTCTACCTCCTGGTGTCATGAAGGACGCGCCATCCTGCTGCTAATCCTActgctgatactgatactgctgatactgatactgctactgctgatactgatactgctgctactgctactgctactgatgatactgctactgctgatactgctactgctgatactgctgatactgatactgctactgctactgctgatactgctactactgctactgctgataCTGCTACTGCTGATACTGCTACTGCTGATACTGCCACTGCTGATactgctactactgctactgctgataCTGCTACTGCTGATACTGCTACTGCTGATACTGCTACTGCTGATACTGCCACTGCTGATACTGCTACTGCTGATACTGCTACTGCTGATACTGCCACTGCTGATACTGCTACTGCTGATACTGCCACTGCTGATACTGCTACTGCTGATACTGCTACTGCTGATACTGCCACTGCTGATACTGCTACTGCTGATACTGCTACTGCTGATACTGCCACTGCTGATACTGCTACTGCTGATACTGCCACTGCTGATACTGCTACTGCTGATACTGTCACTGCTGATACTGCTActgctgatactgatactgatgatACTGCTACTGATGATACTGCTACTGCTGATACTGCTACTGCTGATACTGCTACTGCTGATACTGCTACTGCTGATACTGCTCCTGCtgatactgctactgctactactgctgATACTGCTCCTGCTGATACTGCTACTGATGATACTGCTACTGCTGATACTGCTACTGCTGATACTGCTAATGCTGATACTGCTAATGCTGATACTGCTACTGCTGATACTGCTActgctgatactgatactgctactgctgttactgctactgctactgctgataCTGCTACTGCTGATACTGTAACGCCCTCCTGGGGCACTGAGATTGTTGATACCTTGAAGCGGTTGATCAAGTCATATCTGGTGAGAAGTTCGTAGAAGATGAATTTCAGAGCATGGTCTCCGCTGGCATGGTTCAGTGCAAACACATCGAAGGACCACGTGTCCACATCCTGCAACACATCAGCAGCATTCTGTCATCGACAAATGGCTGTGCTGTATCCTTCCCCCTACGCCATTTCTATGCCACTCGCCtactaaataacccgccatggggccacaGAATGTTGTGAGTGGCAGCAGTTTGAGCCAGAAGGTAAACACTATTGAGTTCAACCTTGTCTTTCCTCGTTTGcatttatttcacattgtttccTGCATGTCACATGACTGCCAATTATTCTCTATTGCCTCGGTTTCAGTTTCTATCTGCTATTTTGGCAGGGATTAGCAGCGTAGAAGGATACTGTACCTTAAGTACACTGATAACATCGGGGGGGTAGCTGAGGTCCGGCATGGTGGAGGCTCTCCTGTACATTCTGGAAAGAAACACAAGTCAGGCACACAGCAGCTACAGTCTGAGTAGTCAGTAGTAAGTAGTCAGTAGTAAGTAGTCAGTAGTAAGTATCAGTATCGCATCGTAGCAGCAGTAGTACTTCACATAGTAGTAGTCTTTTCATGATCACAACAATATCCATACGCTATCCCTTATTTTGACTGCAGGAACGTCCCTATTAGTTATGTCAATggccgcttatgttgacatgtgCCAGCCAGCCTGAGGGGCGTCGACACCAACGGCCTGCACGGTACAGCCAGCATCTGCCCCGAGAGGAGGAAGCGAGCGGCAGCTTGAAACCTTTCCACGAAGATGCCAGCCTGCAGCGCGTAGACGATGCTGCGGAAGCGAGGTTTGTCTTCAAAGCGCCGCATCATGTGACGCCGCTGGCGGGTAAATGTGGACGCCAGCCAGTCCCGGACCTCCGATGGCACCGTCTCGGAATGAATTTCACTCAGCTCGTCTTCTTGGTCCGACAGACGTCTGAAGGAAGAGAGCAAGCACTGAGAACATCCGGTCTCCAAGGAAGCGTTCAAGTACGTGAGCGCTAAAGTGGCTAAGGCTAAAGTGCTGGCTAGGAGCTAAAGTACCAAAACCTGCCGGTGTGCTGACATGTTTCTGACCAGGGTCGCTACCAGTCTGTTAGTAAGACTTTGTGGACTTTCTGGGTAATGCTGACTTGGAAATGGAAGTCTAGTGAAGGCCTCCACCTGTCAGATGCTGTCGTTAGGTTACAGGAAATCAGTGACATTTCCATCTCGGGCGAGGAGCACCCTGTGTTCATCTCTAGCTCCAATTGCTGGAAATTTATGGAACAAACAATAATTGAATGTTTTTGGTGAGAACAACCTGCCTGGTTTCCTGGAAGTACAAGGTTTCAAGGACCGATGCGGCGTTCTCCAGGTTTTTCTTCAGGTCCACCAGGGACGCCCCCCCTCGCTCAAGCTGCTTTACCAGACATCGCAACCTGCAAGACACCCGGGAAGTCACCCATCTACCAGGACAGCAGCCGCTTGGCTGCCACGTCAAGTGTGTCAAGTGGTCTGTGTGCAGCTCGGCCACCGTGTCAGCCCTCCACGCCCCAACCACTGGCAGCAGCCCCGGGTTCAAGAACTCGCTGGGGCCTCCATGTGACTTGGGAGCCCCACAGGGTCCTCCCTCACTACGTTTGGTGGCAACGCTGTGAACAGGCCAGGTCCTGTCCTCCACCATGTTGTCATGGAGACCTGATGTTCTGGTCAAGTCCATGCCggggagatggagatggagatggagatggagatggagatgaagatggagatggagatggagatggagatggagatggagatggagatggagatggagatggagatggagatggagatggagatggagatggagatggagatggagatggagatggagatggagatggagatgaagatggagatggagatggagatggagatggagatggagatggagatgaagatgaaggCACTGTTGGAAAATAAAGCTAGCCACACAGGCTGGACTCAGAGGTTGAGACGTTGGTGGTGTGCGGACTCACACAGCTTGGACACCGTTATCCAAGCTGCACACGGACTACTTTTTGAGCGTCGGCCTACTTGACTCGTTGATGGACTCAAACCATCAGCATAATGTTGCGTAATAAGAAGATGAAGTTATTAGTGTGCTTGGTGTCTCCAAACATTTCTttccaaaaaagtacacaagaCAGTTTGACATGGATCAGCGGCCGAGAAAGCGGCTGACATTTACTGTGTGtgagcgtgcacgtgtgtgtgtgtgcgtgcacgtgggCGAGACCTGATAGCAGTTCTTTCCATTGCATCTGGTGCTTGAGGAATCGGAAGTTCGTCTGCTAAGATTTCTTCAAAGTTGCTAAGATTCGTCCCCGGCAGGCTCTTCTGGTCCCGTGCGTCCGTGGGGGACACATCGGCCGTGCACAGTGCATTCTGGGACCATGACCCTGTCCAATGAGGAAAGAGAAGATAAGTCATGAAGCTGCAGGGAGAAGGTTTAGCAACATGAAGGCTGTCTTTGTAGTCCCTGCTATGAGCAAGACCGGGACGGGGAGAAATCAGATGTTTGGTTCTGAGCATGAGATCCTTGAAGGAGAGCTTTGTTTGCCTTAGGGGCTATGCTAACGTCAATGACTGACAATGACACGTCTACGTGTCAAGCTCCATGTTGGTTTGGACCAGAGATGCCATGTGCtcattggcatgctaacatataGCTAACATACTGATTTCTCCCCGCATATTTCTGCATGCAAACTACTTCCATGTCTCATCCACTAGGATACACATAGAAATGGGAACAGGAAATGAGTTCTGGAGGACGCTGCTAGCCTCGGTCCAATCAGGCCGGTTAACCCGACTCGTCCTACTAGTACCCTGCTAGCACTGGCACCACGCTGGGAAACCAATAACGTACGTGCAAAGCGAACCAGTGGGTGGAAATTGTTGTCTCCAGTTTCGTTGGCAACTgaaatgaagaagaagaagatgaagttAGCAGATACCATGATGAGCTTCCTTTGACTGTGCTGCTCTGATCGTTGATGAACCTTCCACGTGCTCTTCAACAAACGCAACAGAACCAACCTAGCCCGGCCTCGCAGTCATCAATGCATTTTCATGGACACGTCACATCTTACAGTACAGCACAGtacacacagcacacacagtacacacagtacagtacagcacagTCCGACCCCACAGTCCAAATCCCTGAGGTGCCTCTTTAGTCATAAGAAGGGAAGGTAGAGACATGGACTTGATGAGTCCATCCACGTAGACAGATTGTCCACACAAGCAGGTCCCCCCTGCTATGTTTGCTAGCTACCCTGAATATTAGCACCCTACATGGTCTGGCTTTGATTTGGGGACTGGTCCACATGGACAATGGGGATTAAAATCATTTAGAGGGTTTACAGGCTCCAAAACCACCAAGGCAAGATTGCTCACTTCATTTGTACCAATCACTCCCTAAGCTCACAGTcctaactacacacacacacacacacacacacacacacacacagtcaattCCCATGACTCCTGGTTTCCATAGAGACAGCATCCAGCATTACAAGTGCTTTTTACAAGTGCCATCAGCCCGTAAGAAAGAAACGTctgcatgtatgtacagtacatgtgcagtactatatagtacagtacactACGGTACAAGAACAACAtagcacagtacagtacagtgcagtatagtccagtatagtacagtacagtcataTACTGTTGATATACACGTTCATGCCTAGGTGAGCTGCAAGAGATGATGAAGAGCAAGAGAAATGGCGTCTTACCGATGGTGAAGCTAACGCCATCGATGCTGAACGTTGCACTCCTACACTTTTTAAAAGCTTGCTTTCTTAACATGGCTGCCAAAGCGGAGCTTCTCCTTCCTGCTCCTTTGGTGCTCGTGTCGGCCCGGTGACACTCCTcattacccccccaccccccaccccccacccccggcatCTGGAGACATACTCCCACCGCCGACCACGGCCACTTCCATCTCCCTTTGGATCCACCTCCTGAGGGTAAGTCACGCTCCACTCCGACGTGGTTTTGGATGGACGGGTGTAAAGAATGTAAGGTATGCATGTGGTACTGTATGTAGAGAAAGTACATCTATAGTACATCTGTGTATGTTTATGATGCAATtctattttaaaatacaatctaatctaatatccAAGGTAGGCCTATGTAGGTATTTTGTGCAGTTTGTGTTATTTGATGCTACAGCATTGCACAGCTTACGTTGGTGTAGCTTAGTAGTGTATTATATATAAGTATTATACATAAGACTATCACACAGTGCAGCAGCAATAGCAAAGGCCACCGCTAGGTGTCACCGCATATGAAAAGCCAGTGTCTTGTGAAGCTGTTGTTGCCACTAACGATGTTAATCGTTAATTGAATGATGTTATTTCCTGTGGTCAGTAGAAAAGCACATGATCTTCCTGTGATGCCCGCCTGGCTCCTATTAGTCCCGACTAAGGTTTGTCACAGTATTTCGCCCTACGTTGTGGTTGGCATCATGAAGTGTGTCCTCTGGCTGAAGATGGTGTTTTTGGCAGCTGGCGTGTCGGACCTCGGTCTGGCTGGACCTCTCCACGCCCAATGCAAAGTCCAATGGTAGGCTGGGTTGGCTTTCTACATCGGGCTTGTTAGACCTTGATAGGTTGCATCATGCTTATGATTTCAATTCTTCACTTCACCGTAACATGTGTCTCGTGTCACATGACCTCCTTTAAATATTTGGGTTCGTTGGTGTGGCCTGCAATTGGCTGCCGACTAGTCCAGGcggtaccccgtctctcgcccaaactctgctgggataggctccagcgtaccagCAATCCTAATAAggttaagtggtagaaaatggatggatgagtttGTTGATGTTGCATGATAGATGGGGACGAATCAGACCAGCCAAAACGTTATACCTAGTGAGAAGAGTCAAAAGAGCCGAAAGATCCAACTCTTTTTACGCAGTGAGACAAGCCCAAAGAGCGAAAAGATCCGATTCTTTACACGTAGCGAGACGAGCCCAAAGAGCCGAATAATCCGACTATTTATACGTAACGAGACGAGCCCAAAGAGCCGAAAGATCCGACTCTTTATACGAAGCGAGACGAGCCAAAAGAGCCGACTCCTTCAGGAGTCCAGCCTTTTAGCAGGATTATCTTCAGTCAGAGGAAGGTTTCTTGCTAAAAGTCCAAGTGAGATCTGAGATCCATGAAAGATGAAATTGTGTTGATGAAACGAACTGAGGcaaatggctaacatgctaacacttgaGTAAGCGAATGgctgccaataaaaaacaatagtTCGAGTACCCGAGTGGGATGATTGCTCGTCCACTAACGACGTGTGTTTGATGCCGTGCAGGTACTTGGGGATACCGTGTCAAGCGGTTTATGAATCCCTGCTTTCGCAGATAAAGAAGTGGGAAAGCACGTCTGGCTGCAGGCAGGGAGGACAGCGGTGCTCCTACAAGGTTTCTATGTATTCTATGATCCCATCTACAACTCTTTCTTTCTGAACAGCCGACTAAGTGTTGATGCCGACCTCCCGGACATCCTGGTGGGACGGAATTCGGTTTAGCTTCTCACCTTCTGCATCAAATTAGCGGCACCAAAAGGAGTTTATGATGATGAATGTTGTCTTACCTTTGCTTCAAAACTGGGTTTCATATCAATGAAGGAATGTCCAGCCATTGTTTGGCGTTACAAGGAAATGATTCCCACCTCAAACAAGGACGCTTTCTCGATGATACACAAAAGGGCCGACGTCTCCCAAGTGATTCTGATTGGCCGATTGGACAACTGAACACGTGGAGGCGGGTCCGCTTTCTATTGGCTGTGAACTTTGTAAGGACATGTCAATCACAGAGATCACACGCTTATGATCAGAAACGCCACGATGACTAAATACCTTTTTAGTGTCAAACATGAGCCGCACGCTCCCACATATGGTCCatattcattaatattattattattatttttgtcaaaaattagcTTTTTATACCGACTAAAATAACTTACTTACCAGGTACTACATACATATAGGTGCTAGTGTAGCCAGGTACTACATACATAGGTGCTAGTGTAGCCAGGTACTACATACATAGGTGCTAGTGTAGCCAGGTACTACATACATAGGTGCTAGTGTAGCCAGGTACTACATACACGGGTGCTAGTGTAGCCAGGTACTACATACACGGGTGCTAGTGTAGCCAGGTACTACATACATAGGTGCTAGTGTAGCCAGGTACTACATACATAGGTGCTAGAGTAGCCAGGTACTACATACATAGGTGCTAGAGTAGCCAGGTACTACATACACGGGTGCTAGTGTAGCCAGGTACTACATAGGTGCTCGTGTAGCCAGGTACTACATACATAGGTGCTAGTGTAGCCAGGTACTACATACACAGGTGCTAGTGTAGCCAGGTACTACATACACGGGTGCTAGTGTAGCCAGGTACTACATACACGGGTGCTAGTGTAGCCAGGTACTACATACATGGGTGCTAGT from Doryrhamphus excisus isolate RoL2022-K1 chromosome 21, RoL_Dexc_1.0, whole genome shotgun sequence includes these protein-coding regions:
- the LOC131108955 gene encoding dual specificity calcium/calmodulin-dependent 3',5'-cyclic nucleotide phosphodiesterase 1C-like isoform X4; the encoded protein is MERTAIRLRCLVKQLERGGASLVDLKKNLENAASVLETLYFQETRRLSDQEDELSEIHSETVPSEVRDWLASTFTRQRRHMMRRFEDKPRFRSIVYALQAGIFVERMYRRASTMPDLSYPPDVISVLKDVDTWSFDVFALNHASGDHALKFIFYELLTRYDLINRFKVPVSALISFAESLEVGYSKNKNPYHNLTHAADVTQTIHYLVLKTGMVHWLTELEIFSILFAAAIHDYEHTGTTNNFHIQTRSDTAMLYNDRAVLENHHVSAAYRLLQDNDDMNILVHFSKDDWRELRNLVVEMVLATDMSCHFQQIKAMKNVLQQSEVIDKPKALSLLLHTADISHPAKRWDLHHRWTTSLLEEFFIQGDKEADLGLPFSPLCDRKSTMVAQSQIGFIDFIVEPTFSVLSDMIEVIVTPLSGDGAHAGLAGVRRYSSTAGADGQSSSVKTVGSDSSCCLTAVDFRRFKVTWNLEIHRNRETWKTQADADDPAQCLPIPCCQGPSYCIGYYRLPRSKVTKTQLSDARAKARRLHSISLRYRKSS
- the LOC131108955 gene encoding dual specificity calcium/calmodulin-dependent 3',5'-cyclic nucleotide phosphodiesterase 1C-like isoform X1, whose product is MLRKQAFKKCRSATFSIDGVSFTIVANETGDNNFHPLVRFARSWSQNALCTADVSPTDARDQKSLPGTNLSNFEEILADELPIPQAPDAMERTAIRLRCLVKQLERGGASLVDLKKNLENAASVLETLYFQETRRLSDQEDELSEIHSETVPSEVRDWLASTFTRQRRHMMRRFEDKPRFRSIVYALQAGIFVERMYRRASTMPDLSYPPDVISVLKDVDTWSFDVFALNHASGDHALKFIFYELLTRYDLINRFKVPVSALISFAESLEVGYSKNKNPYHNLTHAADVTQTIHYLVLKTGMVHWLTELEIFSILFAAAIHDYEHTGTTNNFHIQTRSDTAMLYNDRAVLENHHVSAAYRLLQDNDDMNILVHFSKDDWRELRNLVVEMVLATDMSCHFQQIKAMKNVLQQSEVIDKPKALSLLLHTADISHPAKRWDLHHRWTTSLLEEFFIQGDKEADLGLPFSPLCDRKSTMVAQSQIGFIDFIVEPTFSVLSDMIEVIVTPLSGDGAHAGLAGVRRYSSTAGADGQSSSVKTVGSDSSCCLTAVDFRRFKVTWNLEIHRNRETWKTQADADDPAQCLPIPCCQGPSYCIGYYRLPRSKVTKTQLSDARAKARRLHSISLRYRKSS
- the LOC131108955 gene encoding dual specificity calcium/calmodulin-dependent 3',5'-cyclic nucleotide phosphodiesterase 1C-like isoform X3, which produces MLRKQAFKKCRSATFSIDGVSFTIVANETGDNNFHPLVRFARSWSQNALCTADVSPTDARDQKSLPGTNLSNFEEILADELPIPQAPDAMERTAIRRLSDQEDELSEIHSETVPSEVRDWLASTFTRQRRHMMRRFEDKPRFRSIVYALQAGIFVERMYRRASTMPDLSYPPDVISVLKDVDTWSFDVFALNHASGDHALKFIFYELLTRYDLINRFKVPVSALISFAESLEVGYSKNKNPYHNLTHAADVTQTIHYLVLKTGMVHWLTELEIFSILFAAAIHDYEHTGTTNNFHIQTRSDTAMLYNDRAVLENHHVSAAYRLLQDNDDMNILVHFSKDDWRELRNLVVEMVLATDMSCHFQQIKAMKNVLQQSEVIDKPKALSLLLHTADISHPAKRWDLHHRWTTSLLEEFFIQGDKEADLGLPFSPLCDRKSTMVAQSQIGFIDFIVEPTFSVLSDMIEVIVTPLSGDGAHAGLAGVRRYSSTAGADGQSSSVKTVGSDSSCCLTAVDFRRFKVTWNLEIHRNRETWKTQADADDPAQCLPIPCCQGPSYCIGYYRLPRSKVTKTQLSDARAKARRLHSISLRYRKSS
- the LOC131108955 gene encoding dual specificity calcium/calmodulin-dependent 3',5'-cyclic nucleotide phosphodiesterase 1C-like isoform X2 gives rise to the protein MLRKQAFKKCRSATFSIDGVSFTIVANETGDNNFHPLVRFARSWSQNALCTADVSPTDARDQKSLPGTNLSNFEEILADELPIPQAPDAMERTAIRLRCLVKQLERGGASLVDLKKNLENAASVLETLYFQETRRLSDQEDELSEIHSETVPSEVRDWLASTFTRQRRHMMRRFEDKPRFRSIVYALQAGIFVERMYRRASTMPDLSYPPDVISVLKDVDTWSFDVFALNHASGDHALKFIFYELLTRYDLINRFKVPVSALISFAESLEVGYSKNKNPYHNLTHAADVTQTIHYLVLKTGMVHWLTELEIFSILFAAAIHDYEHTGTTNNFHIQTRSDTAMLYNDRAVLENHHVSAAYRLLQDNDDMNILVHFSKDDWRELRNLVVEMVLATDMSCHFQQIKAMKNVLQQSEVIDKPKALSLLLHTADISHPAKRWDLHHRWTTSLLEEFFIQGDKEADLGLPFSPLCDRKSTMVAQSQIGFIDFIVEPTFSVLSDMIEVIVTPLSGDGAHAGLAGVRRYSTAGADGQSSSVKTVGSDSSCCLTAVDFRRFKVTWNLEIHRNRETWKTQADADDPAQCLPIPCCQGPSYCIGYYRLPRSKVTKTQLSDARAKARRLHSISLRYRKSS